A window of the Streptomyces finlayi genome harbors these coding sequences:
- a CDS encoding lipid II:glycine glycyltransferase FemX: MSLTLRTISRDQHLAYIQSLPSASHCQVPAWADVKTEWRSENLGWFDKSGEMVGAGLVLYRQLPKIKRYLAYLPEGPVINWYAPNLDDWLQPMLTHLKQQGAFSVKMGPPVVIRRWDSAAIKSGIQDPDVKRLRDVEATHIEPRAFEVSDRLRKMGWQQGEDGGAGFGDVQPRYVFQVPLANRSLEDVLKGFNQLWRRNIKKADKAGVEVVQGSYEDLAEWQRLYEITAVRDHFRPRPLSYFERMWKVLNSEDPNRMRLYFARHNGVNLSAATMLVVGGHVWYSYGASDNIGREVRPSNAMQWRMLRDSYAMGATVYDLRGISDSLDETDHLFGLIQFKVGTGGEAVEYVGEWDFPLNKLLHKALDIYMSRR, from the coding sequence ATGAGCCTGACCCTGAGGACCATCAGCCGAGACCAGCATCTGGCGTACATCCAGAGCCTGCCCTCGGCCAGTCACTGCCAGGTCCCGGCGTGGGCTGACGTGAAGACCGAATGGCGCTCGGAGAACCTGGGATGGTTCGACAAGAGCGGCGAGATGGTCGGCGCCGGCTTGGTCCTGTACCGCCAGCTGCCCAAGATCAAGCGCTATCTCGCGTATCTCCCCGAGGGCCCGGTCATCAACTGGTACGCACCGAACCTGGACGACTGGCTCCAGCCGATGCTCACCCATCTCAAGCAGCAGGGCGCCTTCTCCGTGAAGATGGGCCCGCCCGTCGTCATCAGGCGCTGGGACTCGGCCGCCATCAAGTCCGGCATCCAGGACCCCGACGTGAAGCGCCTGCGCGACGTCGAGGCCACTCACATCGAGCCCCGCGCCTTCGAGGTCTCGGACCGGCTCCGCAAGATGGGCTGGCAGCAGGGCGAGGACGGCGGCGCCGGGTTCGGTGACGTCCAGCCCCGCTACGTCTTCCAGGTCCCGCTGGCCAACCGTTCCCTCGAAGACGTACTCAAGGGTTTCAACCAGCTGTGGCGCCGCAACATCAAGAAGGCCGACAAGGCCGGTGTCGAGGTGGTCCAGGGAAGCTACGAGGACCTCGCCGAATGGCAGCGGCTGTACGAGATCACCGCGGTGCGCGACCACTTCCGGCCCCGCCCGCTCTCGTACTTCGAGCGCATGTGGAAGGTCCTCAACTCCGAGGACCCCAACCGCATGCGGCTGTACTTCGCACGGCACAACGGGGTGAACCTGTCCGCGGCGACGATGCTCGTCGTCGGCGGCCACGTCTGGTACTCGTACGGCGCGTCCGACAACATCGGGCGTGAGGTCCGGCCCTCGAACGCGATGCAGTGGCGCATGCTGCGCGACTCGTACGCGATGGGCGCCACGGTCTACGACCTGCGCGGCATCAGCGACTCGCTGGACGAGACCGACCACCTCTTCGGCCTGATCCAGTTCAAGGTCGGCACCGGCGGCGAGGCGGTCGAGTACGTCGGGGAGTGGGACTTCCCGCTCAACAAGCTGCTGCACAAGGCCCTCGACATCTACATGTCGCGCCGCTGA
- a CDS encoding alanine racemase: MALTLYVDTARWRAHQKSVLDQFPGLVPVCKGNGYGFGHERLADEAIRFGSDTLAVGTTYEAARIKDWFSGDLLVLTPFRRGEEPVPLPDRVIRSVSSVDGVHALVGARVVIECMSSMKRHGVKEEELGQLHAAIEDVRLEGFALHLPLDRTDGSDAVEEVIGWMDRLRAARLPLHTMFVSHLRSEELARLQQQFPQTRFRARIGTRLWLGDHEATEYRGSVLDVTTVVKGDRFGYRQQKAASDGWLVVVAGGTSHGVGLEAPKALHGVMPRAKGVARAGLATVNRNLSPFVWAGKQRWFAEPPHMQVSILFVPSDAQEPKVGDELVAHLRHTTTQFDRLVDR; this comes from the coding sequence ATGGCGCTCACCCTCTACGTAGACACCGCGCGCTGGCGGGCGCACCAGAAGTCCGTGCTCGACCAGTTCCCCGGTCTCGTACCGGTCTGCAAGGGCAACGGATACGGCTTCGGCCACGAGCGGCTCGCCGACGAGGCGATCCGTTTCGGCTCCGACACGCTCGCGGTAGGGACGACCTACGAGGCAGCTCGTATCAAGGACTGGTTCAGCGGCGACCTGCTGGTCCTCACGCCCTTCCGGCGGGGCGAGGAGCCGGTGCCGCTCCCGGACCGCGTCATCCGTTCGGTCTCCTCCGTCGACGGTGTGCACGCCCTCGTGGGCGCACGGGTCGTCATCGAGTGCATGAGCTCGATGAAGCGCCACGGCGTGAAGGAGGAGGAGCTGGGGCAGCTGCACGCCGCCATCGAGGACGTGCGGCTCGAAGGCTTCGCTCTGCACCTGCCGCTGGACCGCACCGACGGCTCGGACGCGGTGGAGGAGGTCATCGGCTGGATGGACCGGCTGCGCGCGGCAAGGCTGCCGCTGCACACCATGTTCGTCAGCCATCTGCGCTCCGAGGAACTGGCCCGCCTGCAGCAGCAGTTCCCGCAGACCCGCTTCCGCGCCCGCATCGGTACCCGGCTCTGGCTCGGCGACCACGAGGCGACCGAGTACCGGGGCTCCGTCCTCGATGTGACGACGGTCGTCAAGGGGGACCGTTTCGGCTACCGCCAGCAGAAGGCCGCGTCCGACGGCTGGCTGGTCGTCGTGGCCGGCGGTACGTCCCACGGCGTCGGGCTGGAGGCGCCCAAGGCCCTGCACGGTGTGATGCCCCGCGCCAAGGGCGTGGCCCGTGCCGGCCTGGCCACGGTCAACCGGAATCTCTCGCCGTTCGTCTGGGCGGGCAAGCAGCGCTGGTTCGCGGAACCCCCGCACATGCAGGTGTCGATCCTGTTCGTGCCGTCGGACGCGCAGGAGCCGAAGGTCGGCGACGAACTGGTGGCCCATCTGCGCCACACGACCACCCAGTTCGACCGCCTCGTCGACCGCTGA
- a CDS encoding glycosyltransferase family 87 protein — MCGMPSAEETSVDQERPVVRPTHQDEVAAAGSELIGGRVGRRALLGKGPLTPVRVIALVAIGLFALGIVQKIPCYEWAWFRGTTSQYTHACYSDIPHLYIGRGFAEGLVPYFDQLPGDMKYLEYPVLTGLFMQIAAWLTLTPDSDPVQQREQMYWMVNAGMLMFCAVVTAVCVARTHRRRPWDGLLVALAPALALTATINWDLLAVALTAAAMLMWSRGRALAFGLLIGLATAAKFYPALLLWPVLLLCWRAGKWKAFFHAVLGAAAAWLAVNLPVMVFAPEGWKRFYTFNRERPLDFGSFWLVITQRTGMAIDVDTVNMGSTLLMVVAVLALAGLTLAAPRRPRFAQLALLLVAAFVLTNKVYSPQYVLWLIPLVALARPRWRDFLIWQACECMYFLGIWLYLAYTTSGDKHQGLPEEGYQVAIALHLLGTLYICAVVVRDIFRPERDPVRRDGSDDPSGGVIDDAPDVFVLGEAPHPARHTVRTAEGPRVEWGAARRPAAD, encoded by the coding sequence ATGTGCGGCATGCCAAGCGCAGAGGAAACGAGCGTGGATCAGGAGCGGCCCGTCGTACGGCCCACGCACCAGGACGAGGTCGCCGCGGCGGGCAGTGAACTGATCGGCGGACGAGTGGGACGCCGGGCGCTGCTCGGCAAGGGCCCTCTGACACCCGTGCGGGTCATCGCGCTGGTCGCGATCGGCCTGTTCGCACTCGGCATAGTCCAGAAGATCCCCTGCTACGAATGGGCCTGGTTCCGGGGTACCACTTCGCAGTACACGCACGCCTGCTACTCCGACATTCCGCATCTGTACATCGGACGCGGCTTCGCCGAAGGTCTCGTGCCGTACTTCGATCAGCTTCCCGGCGACATGAAGTACCTCGAGTACCCCGTCCTGACCGGTCTGTTCATGCAGATCGCGGCCTGGCTCACGCTGACGCCCGACAGCGACCCCGTCCAGCAGCGCGAGCAGATGTACTGGATGGTCAACGCGGGCATGCTGATGTTCTGCGCCGTCGTCACCGCGGTGTGCGTCGCGCGTACCCACCGCCGCCGCCCCTGGGACGGCCTGCTGGTCGCCCTGGCGCCTGCCCTGGCACTCACCGCCACGATCAACTGGGACCTGCTGGCCGTCGCCCTGACGGCCGCGGCGATGCTGATGTGGTCCCGGGGGCGCGCCCTCGCGTTCGGCCTCCTCATCGGCCTGGCGACGGCCGCGAAGTTCTATCCCGCGCTGCTGCTCTGGCCGGTCCTGCTGCTGTGCTGGCGGGCAGGGAAGTGGAAGGCGTTCTTCCATGCGGTGCTGGGCGCGGCCGCCGCCTGGCTGGCGGTGAATCTGCCCGTGATGGTGTTCGCCCCGGAAGGCTGGAAGAGGTTCTACACCTTCAACCGGGAACGGCCGCTCGACTTCGGTTCGTTCTGGCTGGTCATCACGCAGCGTACGGGCATGGCCATCGACGTGGACACGGTGAACATGGGTTCCACCCTGCTGATGGTGGTGGCCGTCCTGGCGCTGGCGGGGCTGACCCTGGCCGCCCCGCGCCGGCCGCGTTTCGCGCAGCTCGCGCTTCTGCTCGTGGCGGCCTTCGTCCTGACGAACAAGGTGTACTCACCCCAGTACGTGCTGTGGCTCATTCCGCTTGTCGCGCTGGCCAGGCCACGCTGGCGCGACTTCCTCATCTGGCAGGCATGCGAGTGCATGTACTTCCTGGGGATCTGGCTGTACCTCGCGTACACGACCAGCGGCGACAAGCACCAGGGGCTGCCCGAGGAGGGCTACCAGGTCGCGATCGCCCTGCACCTGCTGGGGACGCTGTACATCTGTGCCGTCGTCGTCCGGGACATTTTCAGGCCGGAACGCGACCCCGTACGGCGCGACGGGTCCGACGATCCGTCGGGCGGCGTGATCGACGACGCGCCGGACGTCTTCGTCCTCGGAGAGGCGCCTCACCCGGCACGGCACACAGTCCGCACCGCCGAGGGGCCGCGTGTGGAGTGGGGCGCCGCGCGACGCCCGGCCGCCGACTGA